From a region of the Bacillota bacterium genome:
- the purQ gene encoding phosphoribosylformylglycinamidine synthase I produces the protein MKPNVCILRTDGTNCDVETMYAIEKAGGRGQLTHVNQLRTGTVNLLDFQMLILPGGFTYGDDVHSGKILAVELSSFLKEKMLEFVQHGKLVLGICNGFQVLVRTGILPGGTPGDITATLMNNDSGRFECRWVDMKVETSNCIFTRGMDGSVVNYQSAHGEGKFYTDKDTLSRLESNGQVVFRYCSSEGSPTSSYPANPNGSLNAVAGITDPTGRILGLMPHPERFVEPYQHPNWRRQKLRPHGLTIFENAISYAQQM, from the coding sequence TTGAAACCTAACGTCTGCATTTTAAGAACCGACGGTACCAACTGTGACGTTGAAACTATGTATGCCATAGAAAAAGCAGGGGGACGTGGGCAACTGACTCACGTGAACCAACTGCGCACCGGCACGGTAAACTTATTGGACTTTCAAATGTTGATATTACCGGGAGGATTCACATACGGGGATGATGTTCATTCCGGTAAAATACTGGCCGTTGAATTATCTTCCTTCTTAAAGGAAAAAATGCTGGAGTTTGTTCAACATGGTAAATTAGTGCTGGGAATCTGCAATGGATTCCAAGTGCTGGTTAGGACAGGGATCTTACCCGGCGGCACCCCGGGGGACATCACTGCAACCCTCATGAATAATGACAGCGGGCGTTTTGAGTGCCGCTGGGTAGATATGAAAGTGGAAACATCAAATTGCATCTTTACCCGTGGTATGGATGGCTCTGTTGTAAACTACCAGTCCGCACACGGGGAAGGTAAGTTTTACACCGACAAGGATACTCTCAGCCGGCTGGAAAGTAACGGGCAGGTAGTATTCAGATATTGTAGTTCTGAAGGTAGCCCTACTTCCTCATACCCTGCCAATCCCAACGGATCGCTTAACGCTGTTGCCGGGATCACAGATCCCACCGGCAGGATTTTGGGGTTGATGCCTCACCCGGAAAGATTTGTTGAACCGTACCAGCATCCTAATTGGCGCCGCCAAAAGTTGAGGCCGCACGGGCTGACCATTTTTGAAAACGCCATTAGTTATGCGCAGCAAATGTAG
- a CDS encoding N-acetyltransferase, whose amino-acid sequence MFLRKAKITDIETIHGFITHYADLGLMLPRSRSSLYEAIREFTVVEDKDKIVGAGSLHIIWEDLAEIRGLVIDPDHQKQGLGKMLVTSFLAEADQLEIPRVFALTYQDPFFQRCGFKLVDKEDLPQKVWKDCIDCPKFPKCEEVAVIKTLK is encoded by the coding sequence GTGTTTCTTCGTAAAGCAAAAATAACTGATATCGAAACTATTCACGGTTTCATTACTCACTATGCTGATCTTGGACTCATGTTGCCCAGGTCCAGGTCTTCTCTTTACGAGGCAATCAGGGAATTTACCGTGGTGGAAGATAAAGATAAAATTGTTGGAGCAGGTTCACTGCACATCATTTGGGAGGATTTAGCGGAAATCCGTGGGCTGGTCATCGACCCTGACCATCAAAAACAGGGGCTGGGAAAAATGCTTGTAACGTCCTTTCTGGCAGAAGCTGATCAACTAGAGATTCCCAGGGTATTTGCGCTTACCTATCAGGATCCGTTCTTTCAAAGATGCGGTTTTAAACTAGTTGATAAAGAAGACTTGCCCCAAAAGGTCTGGAAAGATTGTATAGACTGTCCCAAGTTTCCTAAATGTGAAGAGGTTGCCGTTATTAAAACCTTGAAATAG
- a CDS encoding 2-oxoglutarate synthase → MMAKPVMPKCWREETKPHKFCPGCGHGLVLKALGEAIDELGIQGRTVFGCDIGCSLLSWDFFNIDSVQTHHGRTTPVITGIKRANPELITIAYMGDGGGYAIGSQHLVNAAARNERITVILANNTNYAMTGGQMAPTTMPEQKTETSPYGRDPVTTGYPMQGPEMVGAITREGAYVARGTIANLRQLKSYCKKALQNQIDGNGFSFIEALSSCPTNWRMNAEDTWKFIEETMPQYFKIGEVKTPGQEQNAS, encoded by the coding sequence ATAATGGCCAAACCGGTAATGCCAAAATGCTGGCGGGAAGAAACCAAGCCCCATAAGTTTTGCCCGGGATGCGGGCATGGCTTAGTTTTAAAGGCCTTGGGGGAGGCAATAGATGAATTGGGAATCCAGGGCAGGACAGTTTTCGGCTGTGATATTGGGTGTTCCCTTTTATCTTGGGATTTTTTTAATATAGACAGCGTTCAGACTCACCACGGTCGGACCACTCCGGTAATTACCGGTATAAAAAGAGCAAACCCGGAACTTATTACCATTGCTTATATGGGTGACGGTGGCGGATATGCCATAGGATCACAGCACCTGGTGAATGCCGCTGCCCGTAACGAGCGAATCACGGTTATTTTGGCCAATAATACCAACTACGCCATGACCGGTGGTCAAATGGCCCCTACAACCATGCCGGAACAAAAAACTGAGACCAGTCCTTACGGCCGTGACCCCGTGACTACAGGGTACCCCATGCAGGGACCGGAAATGGTTGGTGCCATAACTCGCGAAGGTGCTTATGTCGCCCGCGGAACTATTGCCAACCTGCGACAATTGAAATCATATTGCAAAAAGGCTTTACAAAACCAGATAGACGGTAACGGGTTTTCCTTTATCGAAGCTCTGTCTTCATGCCCTACCAATTGGAGGATGAACGCCGAAGATACGTGGAAATTCATTGAGGAAACAATGCCGCAGTACTTTAAAATAGGAGAGGTTAAAACGCCCGGCCAAGAACAAAATGCAAGTTAA
- a CDS encoding NAD(P)H-dependent oxidoreductase subunit E, with protein MKLTNEEKTAAIETSLRVLSNYNQEKGSLIPTLQQIQNELGYVPSPAMEVVAEHFNVMKVDVYSIVTFYNQFRLTPPGKNQVKVCMGTACHMRGGNIIMDSWKRRLEIDCGETSEDREFSLDRVACVGCCTQAPVTLINDEIHAKVTPTRVEGLLYAYQLDKDKENKKAGEDN; from the coding sequence TTGAAATTAACCAATGAAGAAAAGACGGCCGCAATAGAGACAAGTCTAAGAGTTTTATCTAATTATAATCAGGAAAAGGGAAGCCTTATTCCCACACTCCAGCAGATACAAAATGAGCTGGGATATGTACCATCTCCGGCCATGGAGGTTGTGGCGGAACATTTTAACGTTATGAAGGTCGATGTTTATAGTATAGTGACTTTCTACAACCAGTTCCGGCTAACACCTCCAGGCAAAAATCAGGTTAAAGTGTGCATGGGGACAGCCTGTCATATGAGAGGCGGAAATATTATTATGGATTCCTGGAAAAGGCGCCTGGAAATTGATTGTGGTGAAACAAGTGAAGACAGAGAGTTTAGTTTGGACAGGGTAGCCTGTGTTGGCTGTTGCACGCAAGCCCCGGTTACGCTCATTAACGATGAAATACACGCCAAGGTAACCCCGACCAGAGTTGAGGGGTTGTTATATGCTTACCAGTTAGATAAAGATAAAGAAAATAAAAAGGCAGGCGAGGATAATTGA
- a CDS encoding NADH-quinone oxidoreductase subunit F — translation MVGAATCGRAAGAQNITKVIRDELASRQIEATVIEVGCMGHCYAEPLVLIQKPDNPTICYGYVSEGLASMLVREFIAGDDPCIEFALAAMEVNDFIPTFEDFPRGMVEKKVVMQHCGIIDPENIDHYIANGGYEALAKAIHKSGEEVVSEIKTSGLRGRGGAGFPTGVKWETCRQFKEDVKYVICNADEGDPGAFMDRTLLESNPHQVLEGLALAAHAVGASKGYLYIRAEYPLAVERIEKAINQAEESGLLGESILGTDFNLTLEIFQGSGAFVCGEETALIASMEGEPGIPRHRPPFPAEAGLWGKPTVINNVKTLSYIPHIIRKGADWFRETGTPDSPGTAVFALAGKVINTGLVEVPMGVTLSQLVYDVGSGIDGGKQFKAVQIGGPSGGCLPESFLETAIDFDSLNQAGAMMGSGGMVVMDEDDCMVEIARYFLDFTQNESCGKCTFCRLGTKQMLEILERITKGEGALEDIDTLLNLAKNVKTGSLCNLGKTAPNPVLSTLKHFRNEYEAHITEGRCPSLMCLNLIAYYILPDKCERSCDACIGSCPVESIFSNEDRIKVVDQEKCVKCKSCMDACPPQYSAVVKLSPPELVQEKENDNG, via the coding sequence ATGGTGGGTGCTGCTACCTGTGGCCGGGCTGCCGGTGCCCAGAACATAACAAAAGTTATTAGAGATGAGTTAGCTAGTAGACAAATTGAGGCCACAGTTATTGAAGTGGGCTGTATGGGACATTGTTACGCCGAACCCCTTGTCCTTATTCAAAAACCGGACAACCCGACAATTTGTTACGGCTACGTTTCAGAAGGCCTCGCTTCCATGTTGGTAAGAGAATTTATTGCCGGCGACGACCCGTGCATTGAATTTGCCCTGGCTGCTATGGAAGTAAATGACTTCATTCCCACCTTTGAGGATTTTCCTAGGGGAATGGTGGAAAAAAAGGTGGTTATGCAGCACTGCGGGATCATTGATCCTGAAAACATAGATCATTATATTGCCAACGGTGGCTACGAGGCGCTGGCTAAAGCAATTCATAAGTCAGGAGAAGAAGTGGTATCGGAAATTAAGACCTCAGGCCTTAGAGGTCGTGGTGGGGCTGGATTTCCTACCGGCGTTAAGTGGGAAACATGCCGTCAATTTAAAGAAGACGTGAAATATGTAATCTGCAACGCCGATGAGGGTGATCCGGGTGCGTTTATGGACCGTACCCTCCTGGAATCAAACCCCCATCAAGTGTTAGAAGGACTCGCCCTGGCAGCACATGCCGTTGGCGCATCAAAAGGCTACCTTTATATTCGTGCAGAATACCCCCTCGCTGTGGAAAGGATTGAAAAAGCTATAAACCAGGCAGAAGAGTCAGGGTTACTCGGTGAATCCATATTGGGCACCGATTTCAACCTCACTTTGGAGATTTTTCAAGGTTCAGGGGCTTTCGTTTGCGGAGAGGAAACGGCACTTATCGCATCCATGGAAGGAGAGCCGGGGATTCCCCGTCACCGCCCTCCATTTCCTGCTGAGGCTGGTCTGTGGGGTAAGCCCACCGTTATAAATAACGTCAAAACGCTTTCGTATATACCACACATAATTCGTAAAGGCGCAGACTGGTTCAGGGAGACCGGTACACCTGACAGTCCCGGCACCGCAGTTTTTGCTCTGGCCGGTAAAGTTATTAACACCGGTCTTGTCGAGGTCCCCATGGGAGTTACTTTGAGCCAGTTAGTTTATGACGTAGGCAGCGGCATTGACGGAGGAAAGCAATTTAAAGCTGTTCAAATTGGTGGGCCTTCGGGCGGCTGTTTGCCGGAGTCTTTCTTAGAAACTGCCATCGATTTTGATTCTCTGAATCAAGCCGGAGCCATGATGGGTTCGGGCGGAATGGTAGTGATGGATGAAGACGATTGCATGGTAGAAATTGCACGCTATTTCTTAGACTTCACGCAGAATGAATCCTGTGGCAAGTGTACTTTCTGCCGGCTTGGTACTAAGCAAATGCTTGAAATTTTAGAGCGCATAACAAAAGGTGAAGGTGCCCTGGAAGACATTGACACACTCTTAAATCTAGCTAAAAACGTAAAAACAGGTTCCTTATGCAATCTGGGTAAAACAGCACCTAATCCCGTATTAAGCACTCTGAAACATTTTCGCAATGAATACGAGGCACATATTACTGAGGGACGTTGTCCCAGTTTGATGTGTTTAAATTTAATTGCTTATTACATTCTTCCCGATAAATGCGAGCGTTCTTGTGACGCGTGTATCGGTTCATGTCCTGTAGAATCAATATTCTCCAATGAAGACAGGATAAAGGTTGTTGACCAGGAAAAGTGTGTGAAATGCAAAAGCTGCATGGACGCATGCCCACCACAATATAGCGCGGTAGTCAAACTTTCGCCGCCTGAACTGGTGCAGGAAAAGGAGAATGATAATGGGTAA
- a CDS encoding ferredoxin, with translation MGKKINLTIDGKKIQAMEGDKILWAALENDIYIPHLCAMKEQQQSPFAGCRLCFIEIEGKPRPVAACTEPALEGMVVNTRSESIDRLVEAGFNLIMSNHHIDCKNCAASGACELQKIAKERKIRLKPKKLVQLDMNLPKDHSKDCIIYDPNKCVLCGRCVTACRTEGTAVLGLAYRGFERMVTTFGDIPLGETECSGCGSCANVCPAGALIQTNK, from the coding sequence ATGGGTAAAAAAATAAACTTAACCATAGACGGTAAAAAAATTCAGGCCATGGAAGGTGATAAGATTTTATGGGCAGCTCTGGAAAACGACATATATATCCCTCACCTATGTGCCATGAAGGAACAGCAGCAATCTCCCTTTGCCGGCTGTCGTCTTTGTTTCATAGAGATTGAGGGAAAACCCCGCCCTGTAGCCGCTTGCACAGAACCTGCTTTAGAAGGTATGGTCGTTAATACCCGCAGCGAATCAATAGATAGACTAGTAGAAGCAGGATTTAATCTAATTATGTCAAATCACCACATTGACTGTAAAAACTGTGCCGCCAGTGGGGCATGCGAGTTACAGAAAATAGCAAAGGAAAGAAAGATAAGGTTAAAACCTAAAAAATTAGTCCAATTAGATATGAACCTGCCCAAAGACCACAGCAAAGACTGTATAATATACGATCCCAATAAATGCGTCCTCTGTGGGCGATGCGTAACCGCCTGTCGCACGGAAGGAACCGCTGTTCTAGGTCTTGCCTACCGGGGGTTTGAACGCATGGTAACCACATTTGGGGACATTCCTCTAGGTGAAACAGAATGCAGCGGATGTGGTAGTTGCGCAAATGTATGCCCGGCAGGCGCACTTATTCAAACTAATAAATAA
- a CDS encoding MFS transporter — translation MSIPFWGGFLDRWGRKNVLIPCLIGNALAGLACFYTTNFNLLLVFRFVQGIFIAGLIPTAMTLIGDLYRDLKRVQVMGWMSATTAIGSVSAPMIGGAHAYWQWNYPFLFFVLTLPLAMLAVFMLPPVTPG, via the coding sequence GTGTCAATTCCTTTTTGGGGCGGTTTCCTAGATCGGTGGGGCAGGAAAAATGTGCTGATTCCTTGCCTGATTGGGAATGCCCTGGCCGGCCTAGCCTGTTTTTATACCACGAATTTTAATCTTTTACTGGTTTTTAGATTTGTCCAGGGAATCTTCATTGCGGGGTTGATTCCTACGGCTATGACACTGATTGGGGATCTTTATCGGGACTTAAAAAGGGTTCAGGTAATGGGATGGATGAGTGCTACAACCGCCATTGGATCGGTGTCTGCCCCTATGATTGGCGGGGCCCATGCCTATTGGCAGTGGAATTACCCCTTTTTGTTTTTTGTCCTTACCTTACCCCTGGCTATGTTAGCGGTATTTATGCTGCCTCCGGTTACCCCGGGCTGA
- a CDS encoding MFS transporter encodes MPTSENNMQKNEGNISIISLICAIAFFGMTGGSLIAPTLSTMAGPLNVEPERVGLILAS; translated from the coding sequence ATGCCGACCTCGGAAAATAACATGCAAAAAAACGAGGGGAACATAAGTATTATTTCACTAATCTGTGCCATAGCCTTTTTTGGTATGACCGGCGGTTCTTTAATTGCCCCCACTTTATCCACCATGGCCGGCCCCTTAAATGTTGAACCGGAACGGGTAGGTTTAATATTAGCCAGTTAA
- a CDS encoding sigma-70 family RNA polymerase sigma factor, with the protein MKRNDFDDLYRSYIEDIFRYLLSLCHDYHLAEDLMSETFYRAYLFLEDFKGEKVKPWLFKVAYNAYVDFKRKNSRVLIKEDSFFDRLWNDKTPEELLIRKEQLREIDQVIANLPENQKQAILLYDFHGLHYKDAAEIMQVSIGHFKVLLFRARQKIRTQKGEAE; encoded by the coding sequence ATGAAGCGAAACGATTTTGATGACCTTTATCGCTCATACATAGAGGACATTTTTCGTTATCTTTTGTCCCTCTGCCATGACTATCACTTAGCTGAGGATTTGATGAGTGAGACTTTCTATCGAGCATATCTCTTTTTGGAGGATTTTAAAGGGGAGAAAGTAAAGCCTTGGTTATTTAAGGTGGCCTATAACGCTTACGTTGATTTCAAACGGAAGAACAGTAGGGTTTTGATTAAAGAAGACTCATTTTTTGACCGCCTCTGGAACGATAAGACACCGGAAGAATTATTGATTAGAAAAGAGCAGCTAAGGGAAATCGATCAAGTCATAGCTAATCTGCCAGAAAACCAAAAACAAGCAATTCTGCTCTATGATTTTCATGGATTACATTATAAAGATGCAGCTGAAATTATGCAGGTAAGCATCGGGCATTTTAAGGTCTTACTTTTCAGGGCCAGGCAAAAAATACGCACTCAAAAAGGGGAGGCTGAGTAG
- a CDS encoding winged helix-turn-helix transcriptional regulator, which yields MINKTFQALSDATRREILKMLRDKDLTAGEIADHFNISRPSVSHHLNVLKNADLVLDERKGQYIHYSLNTSVLDEVLSWFADMVNGKRGSKSDEQL from the coding sequence ATGATTAACAAAACATTTCAGGCGTTGTCCGATGCCACCAGGAGGGAAATACTAAAAATGCTAAGGGACAAAGATTTAACGGCAGGTGAGATTGCCGACCACTTCAATATTTCACGCCCCAGTGTTTCTCATCACTTAAACGTGCTAAAAAATGCTGACTTGGTGCTGGATGAGCGAAAAGGGCAATATATTCATTATTCTTTAAATACTTCGGTTTTGGACGAAGTTTTGAGTTGGTTTGCAGACATGGTAAATGGAAAAAGGGGGAGTAAAAGTGATGAACAGCTATAA
- a CDS encoding SdpI family protein: MEKGGVKVMNSYKVKFNWIIILLLAGFWGICASFYPSLPDQVPTHWNFQGEVDGYSHKSVTALIMPLLPLAIYILMTFTPRIDPKRQNYSKFGPSYERIRNLIVIIMVGITLLPLLSALGYAIEVDLLIRIFIPVLFIALGNYMGKIKHNYFIGIKVPWTLASEEVWNKTHRLGGKLMVIGGIFALTGVFAPPTIGFVMVMTGILLPFLVSGVYSYLIYRKMFG; the protein is encoded by the coding sequence ATGGAAAAAGGGGGAGTAAAAGTGATGAACAGCTATAAAGTTAAATTTAATTGGATTATCATTTTACTATTAGCAGGGTTTTGGGGTATTTGCGCATCATTTTATCCATCTCTGCCTGACCAGGTACCAACACACTGGAATTTTCAAGGAGAGGTTGACGGCTATTCGCATAAATCCGTAACAGCTCTGATCATGCCCTTATTACCCTTAGCTATCTATATTTTAATGACATTCACCCCTAGAATTGATCCCAAAAGGCAAAACTATAGTAAGTTTGGACCCAGCTACGAGAGGATCAGAAACCTCATTGTCATTATCATGGTTGGAATAACACTACTCCCGCTGCTGTCTGCGCTTGGGTACGCTATTGAAGTGGATTTATTGATTCGTATCTTCATTCCAGTATTGTTCATAGCCCTGGGTAACTATATGGGTAAAATAAAGCACAATTATTTTATTGGTATCAAAGTACCCTGGACACTGGCAAGTGAGGAAGTATGGAACAAAACTCACCGGTTGGGTGGAAAATTAATGGTAATTGGTGGAATATTTGCCTTGACAGGAGTTTTTGCCCCGCCAACAATAGGCTTTGTTATGGTAATGACCGGGATACTCCTTCCATTCCTCGTAAGCGGAGTTTATTCATATTTGATTTATAGGAAAATGTTCGGTTAA
- a CDS encoding hydrogenase maturation protease: MITGIRNYMNNLKCKVLVLGIGNLLMSDDGLGVYAAQWLKQKEWPQGVSILEVGTSVLNYIQEIGRCCCVIVIDAVRGGDKPGSIYLHRDDNIMHYVYDRQDAHGFSVLQAVELARELTGYPDKLIIYGMEPMHINYGEGLSPVVIKALPMLVNQVIKEIISSI; this comes from the coding sequence ATGATCACGGGCATAAGGAATTACATGAATAATTTAAAATGTAAAGTATTGGTGCTAGGAATAGGTAATCTTTTAATGTCTGATGATGGTCTGGGTGTGTATGCTGCTCAGTGGCTAAAGCAAAAAGAGTGGCCGCAAGGGGTATCCATTCTGGAAGTAGGTACTTCGGTGCTTAACTACATACAAGAAATAGGTCGTTGCTGCTGTGTCATAGTGATTGATGCCGTAAGGGGAGGTGACAAACCGGGCAGTATTTACCTCCATAGGGACGATAATATAATGCACTATGTCTATGACCGGCAGGATGCACACGGCTTTTCCGTATTGCAAGCCGTAGAACTGGCCAGAGAACTAACCGGATATCCAGACAAACTAATCATTTATGGCATGGAACCAATGCATATAAATTACGGCGAAGGCCTTTCTCCTGTGGTTATAAAAGCATTACCCATGCTGGTTAACCAAGTGATTAAAGAGATAATAAGCTCCATTTGA
- a CDS encoding hydrogenase small subunit, with translation MDKEKFNELCHDLAPRSDHTLTEAILQEVSSFQAGHQNKRLPVIWIETSDSGDNNIAFLNSTYPYAGQVFTDMIDLLYCNSFMTAQGKHALNILEQAAVMLKGQFTLVVEGAIPLKDNGLYNVIIRTENRNITALEAVNWLGNLAKYVVAMGTCASFGGVSSARPNITGSVAVRQVLNREIINVSGCPVNPDWFVGTLAHLLMYGRPELDDLGRPTLFYGYTVHRHCQRRSYFDKGDFAENLGDIECMFSLGCMGPRTGADCPYRQWINYVNWPVRANTPCIGCTNEDFPDGSTPFFTPLSEKGSDKDKEINLPPNRKETNKWQKRG, from the coding sequence ATGGACAAAGAAAAGTTCAACGAACTCTGTCATGATCTGGCACCCCGCAGCGACCATACCCTTACGGAAGCAATACTACAGGAGGTAAGTAGTTTTCAGGCAGGTCACCAGAATAAAAGACTGCCGGTAATATGGATTGAGACCAGCGATAGCGGTGATAACAACATAGCTTTTTTAAATTCCACTTATCCTTACGCCGGGCAGGTTTTTACAGATATGATCGACCTATTGTACTGTAACTCCTTCATGACTGCCCAGGGTAAGCATGCCTTAAATATTTTAGAACAAGCTGCTGTTATGCTTAAGGGACAATTTACCCTGGTAGTAGAGGGGGCCATACCGTTAAAGGACAACGGCCTGTATAACGTAATTATCCGTACTGAAAACCGAAATATTACCGCACTGGAGGCAGTAAACTGGCTTGGGAACTTAGCGAAATATGTTGTCGCCATGGGTACCTGCGCGAGCTTTGGAGGGGTTTCCTCGGCAAGGCCAAACATTACCGGCAGCGTGGCGGTCCGGCAAGTCTTGAACCGGGAAATTATTAATGTCAGCGGGTGTCCCGTCAACCCGGACTGGTTTGTAGGTACATTGGCCCATTTGCTTATGTACGGCCGCCCGGAGCTTGACGATCTTGGGCGCCCCACCTTGTTTTACGGCTACACCGTGCACCGGCACTGCCAGCGCCGCTCCTATTTTGATAAGGGGGATTTCGCGGAAAATTTGGGGGATATCGAGTGCATGTTCTCCCTGGGATGCATGGGGCCTCGCACCGGCGCGGACTGTCCTTACCGGCAGTGGATTAACTATGTAAATTGGCCGGTAAGAGCAAACACCCCATGCATAGGGTGTACAAACGAGGATTTTCCGGATGGCTCAACACCCTTTTTTACACCCCTCAGTGAAAAAGGATCAGATAAGGATAAGGAAATTAATCTACCTCCCAACCGAAAGGAGACCAATAAATGGCAAAAAAGAGGGTAA
- a CDS encoding nickel-dependent hydrogenase large subunit, which translates to MAKKRVMFSPVTRLEGLLSVEVTLDGDRVVNANASSTAFRGFEWIMRDRHVTDAVYMTQRICGICSTAHGAVASYLLDELYDNTLSENAQLMRNIMYASDIIQNHIRHFYLFGLPDYVRMPQRPPFHGQNLSDARLNPKDDQRLLENYFEAIKVSQKSHEILALFGGKAPHQHSFVHGGVSVAPTADKINRALALAKTVSEFVKGKLVPDTELIARAYSDYYQIGVTEGQFLSFGLFRFGPKNERLLLKNGVQKGNRLIPLDIGLINEDITNSWFSTAFEQGSNGKELIPNPYKPGAYTWSKSVTYGGHHYEVGPLARMIINGKYRGGASTMDRIYARTLETVHFTQLMEDWLKRVKPGPAPIEQKKTPVKNKVVATTDAMRGALLHSAWIEDEQVVRYNIITPSVWNFSPKDEYGRLGPAEGALVGTVVPRQEMLFNVLGRIIRSFDPCLQCATHVLDMRGNVKKESLL; encoded by the coding sequence ATGGCAAAAAAGAGGGTAATGTTTAGCCCGGTAACCCGACTGGAAGGCCTTTTATCTGTGGAAGTTACCCTAGACGGCGATAGGGTAGTTAATGCCAATGCCAGTAGCACTGCCTTCAGGGGATTTGAGTGGATTATGCGGGACCGGCATGTCACCGACGCCGTATATATGACTCAGAGGATATGCGGCATATGCTCTACAGCCCACGGTGCTGTCGCCAGCTATCTATTGGATGAACTATATGATAATACCCTTTCGGAAAATGCCCAATTGATGCGGAATATAATGTACGCCTCGGATATAATACAAAATCACATACGGCATTTCTACCTCTTTGGCCTGCCGGATTACGTACGCATGCCTCAGCGCCCACCCTTTCACGGGCAAAACCTTTCAGATGCCCGGTTAAATCCTAAAGATGACCAGCGCCTATTAGAAAATTATTTTGAGGCTATCAAAGTCTCTCAGAAAAGCCATGAAATATTAGCGCTTTTTGGAGGTAAAGCACCCCACCAACATAGTTTTGTGCACGGCGGTGTTTCAGTGGCACCAACAGCTGATAAAATAAATCGCGCCCTTGCCCTGGCCAAAACCGTGAGCGAATTTGTAAAAGGTAAACTGGTTCCGGACACCGAGTTAATAGCCCGGGCTTATAGCGATTATTACCAGATAGGGGTGACTGAGGGGCAATTTTTATCCTTTGGGCTCTTCAGATTCGGCCCCAAAAACGAAAGACTTTTGCTGAAAAACGGTGTACAAAAGGGGAACAGACTGATACCGCTGGATATAGGACTTATAAATGAAGATATCACCAACAGCTGGTTCAGCACAGCATTTGAACAGGGGTCTAACGGCAAAGAACTAATTCCTAATCCATACAAGCCTGGTGCGTATACTTGGTCAAAGTCAGTGACGTATGGCGGGCATCACTATGAGGTGGGGCCTCTGGCCAGAATGATCATTAACGGCAAGTACCGGGGCGGGGCGTCCACCATGGACAGAATATACGCCCGCACCCTGGAAACGGTACATTTCACGCAGCTTATGGAGGACTGGCTGAAGAGGGTAAAACCCGGACCTGCCCCCATCGAACAAAAAAAGACGCCGGTAAAAAATAAAGTAGTAGCTACAACTGACGCCATGCGCGGTGCACTTCTACACAGCGCTTGGATTGAAGACGAGCAGGTAGTCCGGTATAACATTATTACACCCTCGGTATGGAACTTCTCTCCCAAAGATGAATACGGCCGGCTGGGTCCCGCGGAAGGTGCCCTGGTTGGTACGGTGGTGCCAAGGCAGGAGATGCTATTCAACGTATTAGGAAGAATAATCCGTTCCTTTGATCCCTGCCTACAGTGCGCCACCCACGTGCTTGATATGCGTGGTAACGTAAAAAAAGAGAGCCTGCTTTAA
- a CDS encoding sigma-70 family RNA polymerase sigma factor: MEKDFQILYSKMYPKLVRQAAFVLGDRAVAEDMAQEALLRLHKIGMSTIDNHPAWLSKVTNNLCFSYMRSEGSRRRREQTVLENSAEDTFFQATASAESTALNREEFRIIHKALKKLQPRDRMVLLMKFSGYKYDEIAATVEINRNSVGTILARARKKFKQEYELICPIT, translated from the coding sequence ATGGAAAAAGACTTTCAAATTCTCTATTCAAAAATGTACCCCAAATTAGTTCGCCAGGCCGCTTTCGTCTTAGGCGACCGGGCAGTGGCCGAAGATATGGCCCAGGAAGCTCTTCTGCGCCTGCACAAAATTGGGATGTCTACTATAGATAATCACCCGGCCTGGCTTTCCAAGGTAACCAATAACCTATGTTTTAGTTATATGCGCAGCGAAGGAAGCCGGCGCCGTCGAGAGCAAACAGTTTTAGAAAACTCAGCGGAGGATACTTTCTTCCAGGCTACCGCTTCAGCTGAAAGCACAGCATTAAACAGGGAAGAATTTCGGATAATTCACAAAGCCCTAAAAAAACTGCAACCCCGTGACCGTATGGTATTACTTATGAAGTTTTCCGGGTACAAATATGACGAAATAGCAGCAACAGTAGAGATAAACAGAAACTCAGTAGGAACAATTCTAGCCCGAGCCCGTAAAAAATTCAAACAAGAATACGAGCTCATTTGTCCCATTACTTAA